The proteins below come from a single Zonotrichia leucophrys gambelii isolate GWCS_2022_RI chromosome 3, RI_Zleu_2.0, whole genome shotgun sequence genomic window:
- the BEND3 gene encoding BEN domain-containing protein 3, giving the protein MNSAEITDDDEVKIPKKNVKVETENEDEALDCSVTSRSAEKHSLDGAVTCLQDSSKRKQSSLGCDGSGGQQDALPSVKKRRFTQEGSLSNMRNRDAGSPTNAEQPGKNKNSNVAWLCEEESFSDIITPSYKKPLYGISHKITEKKNPPGAEQFASYELFEKINPSSPSQIRTLNDQRKRDSAIAVAAASADSEPNIYSLIQKMFYTLNTLNTNMTQLHSKVDLLSLEVSRIKKQVSPAESVADFKPPPEYQLTSTELKQIMDQSTSGGDLACRLLVQLFPELFSDDEFGRSCSACGFLNKRKLESLHLQLIRNYVEVCYPSVKNTAVWQLECLPQVNDFFNRFWAQREMENSQQNVQSSSFYETEQVESSHFMEDKEQEEALSLDRSNVIASDYMLDAQDLNEFLDEASSPGEFSVFLLHRLFPELFDHRKLAERYSCFGDSGKQLLDPHRLQIIRRYTEIYFPDVQEEEAWLQQCVQRINDELESTYMDGSECDQMRDDCYDSSSLPDDVSIIKVEDSFEYEKPGRRSKKIWLVPIDFDKLDFPPPDFDVPVPDYLLNKEQIKSIYESSLSIGNFASRLLVLLFPELFTHENLRKQYNCSGSLGKKQLDPTRIKLIRHYVQILYPRAKNDRVWTLEFVGKLDERCRRRDTEQRRSYQQQRKIHVPGPDRREFLTYAINPERFREEFEGPPLPPERSSKDFCKIPLDELVVPNPDFPVPSLYLLSDKEIREIVQQSLSVGNFAARLLVRLFPELFTPENLRLQYNHSGACNKKQLDPIRLRLIRHYVEAVYPVEKMEEVWHYECIPSIDERCRRPNRKKCDILKKAKKAKKVTGSLNC; this is encoded by the exons ATGAATTCAGCTGAAATCACTGATGATGATGAAG taaaaattcctaaaaaaaatgtgaaagtagaaacagaaaatgaagatgaaGCTCTGGACTGCTCAGTAACCTCCAGATCAGCTGAGAAACACTCACTGGATGGTGCGGTGACTTGCCTACAGGATTCCAGCAAACGGAAACAGAGCTCCCTTGGCTGTGATGGGTCAGGAGGCCAGCAGGATGCCTTACCCAGCGTGAAGAAGAGACGCTTTACACAAGAG GGCTCCCTTTCAAACATGAGGAACAGAGACGCTGGCTCACCCACaaatgcagagcagccaggcaagAACAAGAATTCTAATGTAGCATGGCTCTGTGAAGAAGAATCTTTCAGTGACATAATCACTCCATCTTATAAGAAACCTCTCTATGGCATCtcacacaaaatcacagagaagAAGAAcccaccaggagcagagcagtttgCTTCTTACGAGTTGTTTGAAAAAATCAACCCCAGCAGTCCCTCACAAATTCGGACTTTGAACGATCAACGCAAAAGAGACTCAGCCATTGCAGTAGCGGCAGCATCAGCAGATTCAGAACCAAATATATATTCTTTgatacagaaaatgttttacaCGCTGAACACCCTCAACACCAATATGACTCAGCTTCACAGTAAAGTTGACCTGTTGTCTCTGGAGGTTAGCAGAATTAAAAAGCAAGTCAGTCCAGCAGAGTCTGTTGCTGACTTCAAGCCTCCCCCGGAGTACCAGCTGACTTCTACGGAACTCAAACAAATCATGGATCAAAGCACATCGGGCGGAGACCTGGCTTGCCGGTTGCTGGTGCAgctcttcccagagctcttcagtGACGATGAgtttggcaggagctgcagtgcatGTGGCTTTCTCAACAAAAGGAAACTTGAATCTCTTCATCTGCAGCTTATTCGTAACTATGTGGAAGTTTGTTATCCTTCTGTGAAGAATACAGCTGTGTGGCAGTTGGAGTGTTTGCCTCAAGTCAATGATTTTTTCAATAGATTTTGGGCtcaaagggaaatggaaaacagTCAGCAGAATGTGCAATCATCCAGTTTTTATGAGACTGAGCAGGTCGAATCCTCTCATTTTATGGAGGATAAAGAGCAGGAAGAAGCTTTGTCCTTGGACAGGAGTAATGTCATTGCCTCAGATTACATGCTGGATGCTCAGGATCTCAATGAATTTTTAGATGAAGCTTCTTCACCAGGagagttttctgtttttttgttaCACAGACTGTTTCCAGAACTCTTTGACCACAGAAAATTAGCTGAAAGGTACAGCTGCTTTGGAGACTCTGGAAAACAACTGCTGGATCCTCATCGGCTTCAAATAATCCGTAGGTACACTGAAATTTACTTTCCGGACGTGCAAGAAGAGGAAGCCTGGTTGCAGCAGTGTGTTCAGCGAATAAATGATGAGCTTGAAAGTACGTATATGGATGGAAGTGAATGTGACCAGATGAGAGATGACTGTTACGATTCTTCTAGTTTACCAGATGATGTATCAATCATAAAAGTGGAAGACAGTTTTGAATATGAAAAGCCTGGCAGACGGTCCAAAAAAATTTGGCTTGTACCCATAGATTTTGACAAACTTGACTTTCCCCCTCCTGATTttgatgtccctgtcccagattACCTGTTGAACAAGGAACAGATTAAAAGCATATATGAAAGCAGTCTTTCCATAGGCAACTTTGCTTCCCGATTGCTTGTTCTCTTATTTCCTGAACTATTTACTCATGAAAACTTACGGAAGCAATACAACTGTAGTGGATCTTTAGGCAAGAAACAGCTTGACCCCActagaattaaattaattcGACATTATGTGCAGATACTGTACCCCAGAGCGAAGAATGACAGAGTGTGGACATTAGAGTTTGTTGGGAAGCTTGACGAGAGGTGTCGACGAAGAGACACGGAGCAAAGGCGCTCATACCAACAGCAACGGAAAATCCATGTGCCAGGGCCCGACAGGAGGGAATTTCTCACCTATGCAATAAACCCTGAGAGATTTCGGGAAGAATTTGAAGGGCCGCCACTGCCACCGGAAAGAAGCAGCAAGGATTTTTGCAAGATACCACTTGATGAACTTGTTGTTCCTAATCCAGACTTCCCTGTGCCTTCTCTGTATTTGCTGTCTGACAAGGAGATAAGAGAGATAGTGCAGCAGAGCCTGTCTGTCGGCAACTTTGCTGCCAGGCTTCTTGTAAGACTCTTCCCTGAACTCTTTACTCCGGAGAATCTGAGACTGCAGTACAACCATTCAGGTGCTTGTAATAAAAAACAGCTTGATCCCATCAGACTGAGACTGATCCGTCATTACGTGGAGGCAGTTTATCCTGTGGAGAAAATGGAAGAGGTGTGGCATTATGAATGTATACCGAGCATCGATGAAAGGTGCCGGCGTCCTAACAGAAAAAAGTGTGATATACTGAAAAAAgctaagaaagcaaaaaaagtgACAGGCTCTTTAAACTGCTAA
- the LOC135444820 gene encoding taste receptor type 2 member 9-like: MEACHPPQQSNGTSHGAMALAIITLEVFAGTWINAFIVCVLCIAWAKKKTLNSNEKILLLLGCSRISFLCFAWVYHFLSKISPNLLHFQTILQVLASFGTSFNYSNLWISACLCGFYCIKIANFRNSFFIYLKVKIDRMVPWLLLGTEILALAITIITYVLKETLQRSNITFTCQESFWEVTIRMDKHLFPSRFLAGLVLTASFMVVTFSAVFLLFSLWRHKRMMQTNSMKDLSMDAHIRAMKSVLSFLVMYSINFVCLILTIIYTTKKENIMTLLIYIYLYAFPGVHSLILIFSNPKLEKALLKFLSCVKWESFMK, encoded by the coding sequence ATGGAAGCTTGTCACCCTCCACAGCAATCCAATGGCACTTCCCATGGGGCCATGGCTTTGGCCATCATCACCCTGGAGGTGTTTGCTGGCACGTGGATAAATGCTTTCATCGTTTGTGTGCTTTGCATTGCCTGGGccaaaaagaaaaccctgaaCTCTAATGAGAAgatcttgctgctgctgggatgctccaggattTCCTTTTTATGCTTTGCATGGGTATACCACTTCCTGTCAAAAATTTCTCCTAATTTGCTCCATTTTCAAACCATACTTCAAGTCCTTGCATCGTTTGGAACGTCTTTTAATTATTCCAACTTGTGGatctcagcctgtctttgtgGTTTCTACTGCATAAAAATTGCCAATTTCAGGAACAGCTTCTTCATCTACCTGAAAGTAAAAATTGACAGGATGGTGCCCTGGCTCTTGTTGGGGACAGAGATTTTAGCCCTGGCTATAACCATCATTACCTATGTCCTCAAAGAAACTCTGCAGAGGAGCAACATCACTTTCACCTGCCAAGAAAGTTTTTGGGAAGTAACTATCAGGATGGATAAACATCTTTTCCCTTCTCGTTTTCTTGCTGGCCTTGTATTAACTGCTTCATTCATGGTAGTCaccttttctgctgttttccttctcttttctctctggagACACAAGCGCATGATGCAGACCAACTCCATGAAGGACCTCAGCATGGATGCCCACATCAGAGCCATGAAATCTGTCCTCTCCTTCTTAGTAATGTACAGCATCAACTTTGTATGTTTGATCTTGACAATAATTTATACCAcgaagaaagaaaatatcatgACACTccttatatacatatatttgtatGCTTTTCCAGGTGTTCATTCCCTTATTCTGATTTTCAGCAATCCCAAGCTGGAAAAAGCACTGCTGAAGTTTCTCTCCTGTGTGAAGTGGGAGTCTTTCATGAAGTAG